In the genome of Paenibacillus pabuli, one region contains:
- a CDS encoding cytochrome P450 family protein, with amino-acid sequence MFTNENQGRSKSKVDFMDHSFIQQPFPVYEKLRAEEPVHRLLLPSGHAAWMVTRYEDAVNILQDSRFVTGVLDNRNDETEESLPPHQAIISRNLISVGPEDHRRLRRLIQKAFTPRMIERLRGRIVEISDELLDKIQAGNTREFDLIEDYAFPLPIIVICEMLGVPLKDQDKFRAWSNTIMESVSNPQMNQESDEVMKAFVNYLQELITQRRNHIQQDLISDLIGIEEEGDKLTEQELYALVFVLIIAGHETTVNLIGNGMLALLEHPQQKQLLMDQPDLIQAAVEEVLRFNGPAEISNVRWAAENVDFQGIQIRQGDMMLVALSSANRDSSRYENPDTFDITRKVNDHIAFGKGVHYCLGAPLARLEGEIAINTLLQRLPDIRLNTDAVLLEWRPGMIIRGLKAFPVVY; translated from the coding sequence ATGTTTACCAATGAAAATCAAGGTCGTTCCAAGTCCAAAGTAGATTTCATGGATCATTCTTTCATTCAGCAGCCTTTCCCAGTCTACGAAAAGCTGCGTGCCGAAGAGCCTGTCCATCGACTATTACTGCCAAGTGGGCATGCTGCGTGGATGGTTACCCGATATGAGGATGCCGTCAACATTTTGCAGGATAGTCGCTTTGTAACCGGGGTTCTCGATAACAGGAACGATGAAACGGAGGAGTCACTTCCTCCGCATCAGGCGATTATCTCACGGAATCTGATCAGTGTTGGTCCAGAAGATCATCGTCGACTGCGGCGCTTGATTCAGAAGGCATTCACTCCCCGCATGATTGAGAGGCTGCGGGGACGAATTGTGGAAATAAGCGATGAATTGCTAGACAAGATTCAGGCCGGAAACACTCGGGAGTTTGATTTGATCGAGGACTATGCTTTCCCGCTGCCCATTATCGTTATTTGTGAAATGTTAGGTGTTCCGCTGAAGGATCAAGACAAATTCAGAGCCTGGTCCAATACCATTATGGAGAGTGTCAGCAATCCGCAGATGAACCAGGAGAGCGATGAAGTGATGAAGGCTTTTGTGAATTACTTACAAGAACTGATCACGCAGCGGCGCAATCATATTCAACAGGACCTCATCAGCGATCTCATCGGTATAGAGGAAGAAGGTGACAAACTAACAGAGCAGGAATTATATGCACTTGTGTTCGTACTCATCATAGCAGGGCATGAAACAACAGTGAATCTGATTGGGAACGGCATGCTGGCGTTGCTGGAACATCCGCAGCAAAAGCAACTACTTATGGATCAACCGGATCTGATTCAAGCGGCGGTTGAGGAAGTGCTGCGGTTTAATGGGCCGGCAGAAATTAGCAATGTTCGCTGGGCTGCGGAAAATGTTGATTTTCAAGGAATACAAATTCGCCAAGGAGACATGATGCTGGTCGCTTTATCCTCTGCGAATCGGGATTCCAGTCGATATGAAAACCCCGATACGTTTGACATTACTCGCAAAGTCAATGACCATATTGCTTTTGGTAAAGGAGTTCATTATTGTCTTGGCGCTCCACTTGCGAGACTTGAAGGCGAGATTGCGATCAACACTTTACTTCAACGGCTACCGGATATTCGGTTAAATACGGATGCGGTACTGCTGGAGTGGAGGCCAGGAATGATCATCCGGGGACTCAAAGCTTTTCCGGTCGTATACTAA
- a CDS encoding glycosyl hydrolase 53 family protein yields the protein MNKLKWLLQHTRTRTKIIISVLIIVLIVAGVIVRNLSVYVEDENYVPAKSTENFRVALSVSPFSGNAFQKGYTYAAGNLTANNREDLERIYISSGATEMYARIATKRYPTADNMVNGEEDSNANYHTLEQGLELARMAAKLKIPLNPELMLAYTYMDMDRQQAPDFEEYPEICALQKGKQWAELTLGEMNVVLEAYGEFVATEILKTGATVENWNIGNEANYGFAGVSIGLKTAVNEKLEKVPGFMRHVYSVMRTNWLKKNIWKYNAVQMASVAKGIKNAYENLGLDSSKVKFSTHIATVVTTVHTAVTYFKTLKENGFPVDTAGISFYPSAPGVYIDKMVMYKKIVTAINKQVGIPVYIAEFSYPSGEVQGAYAGWSKTVKGYPHNEEGQAAIYHDVIEWGKTHGLIGIRYWAPDFSDWGSMSMFDYFDNGATAKKILMDAIYEETN from the coding sequence ATGAACAAACTAAAATGGTTATTGCAGCATACGAGAACAAGAACAAAAATCATAATCTCTGTACTTATCATTGTTCTAATCGTAGCAGGCGTTATCGTAAGAAATTTATCAGTGTATGTTGAAGATGAAAATTACGTACCTGCCAAAAGTACTGAAAACTTTCGCGTAGCGCTTTCGGTGAGCCCATTTTCGGGAAATGCATTTCAGAAAGGTTACACTTACGCTGCCGGGAATTTAACTGCGAATAACAGAGAGGATTTAGAAAGAATATACATTTCATCGGGTGCCACGGAGATGTACGCTCGAATTGCGACAAAAAGATATCCTACTGCAGATAACATGGTGAATGGTGAGGAAGATTCAAATGCTAATTACCACACTTTAGAACAGGGATTAGAGTTGGCCCGAATGGCAGCGAAATTAAAAATACCATTAAACCCTGAACTCATGCTTGCTTACACTTATATGGATATGGACCGGCAACAAGCTCCTGACTTCGAAGAATATCCCGAGATCTGCGCCTTGCAAAAAGGCAAGCAGTGGGCAGAATTAACATTGGGTGAAATGAACGTCGTTCTGGAGGCTTACGGCGAGTTTGTTGCTACCGAAATTTTGAAAACGGGTGCTACCGTAGAGAACTGGAACATTGGTAATGAAGCTAACTATGGTTTTGCAGGAGTAAGCATCGGGTTGAAAACCGCAGTAAACGAAAAACTTGAAAAAGTTCCGGGTTTTATGAGGCATGTCTATTCTGTCATGCGTACCAACTGGCTCAAGAAAAATATATGGAAATACAATGCAGTACAGATGGCTTCAGTTGCTAAAGGAATTAAAAATGCTTACGAGAATTTGGGACTTGATTCAAGTAAGGTCAAGTTTTCAACTCACATCGCAACCGTAGTCACAACCGTTCATACAGCAGTCACATATTTCAAGACGTTAAAGGAAAATGGATTCCCAGTTGATACTGCTGGTATCAGTTTTTATCCTAGCGCGCCAGGAGTATACATTGATAAAATGGTTATGTACAAAAAAATCGTTACTGCCATTAACAAACAGGTAGGTATTCCTGTATATATCGCCGAGTTTTCTTATCCTTCAGGTGAAGTGCAGGGCGCATATGCCGGATGGTCCAAGACCGTCAAGGGCTACCCACATAATGAAGAGGGACAAGCTGCTATCTATCATGATGTGATTGAGTGGGGAAAAACACACGGTCTGATAGGGATCCGGTATTGGGCTCCTGATTTCAGTGATTGGGGGAGTATGTCAATGTTTGATTACTTCGACAATGGCGCTACAGCCAAGAAAATATTAATGGATGCAATTTACGAAGAGACAAATTAA
- a CDS encoding TetR/AcrR family transcriptional regulator yields the protein MEAAISIFTQQGFEKATMQEIAKAASLGVATVFRYFPKKEHLIVAAASYIVQSEVIIFEKIVHGEGTCYEKLNEIFDALIFFQQAEHQQNSKLIEAFECYVALSKEPVEHMELYQTEYNKIIGLFTELAALGEQDHSVRAGSNSVNILLTMMNVFGTFSKKMSMLEGIDAFNTRVDPSEQFNLLKSLFLESLKP from the coding sequence ATTGAAGCTGCCATTTCTATTTTCACACAGCAAGGATTCGAAAAAGCCACCATGCAGGAAATTGCCAAGGCTGCGAGCCTTGGCGTAGCTACTGTATTCCGCTATTTTCCCAAGAAAGAACATTTGATTGTTGCCGCTGCTTCATATATTGTTCAGTCCGAAGTGATTATCTTTGAAAAGATTGTGCATGGAGAAGGAACCTGTTACGAGAAATTAAACGAAATATTCGATGCCCTGATCTTCTTTCAGCAAGCAGAGCATCAACAAAACTCCAAGTTGATTGAAGCCTTTGAATGTTACGTGGCGCTTTCCAAAGAGCCTGTAGAGCATATGGAATTGTATCAAACCGAATATAACAAAATCATTGGACTTTTTACCGAATTGGCAGCGTTGGGAGAACAGGATCATTCTGTCCGTGCCGGTTCAAATTCCGTCAACATTCTACTTACGATGATGAATGTATTCGGAACATTTTCCAAGAAAATGTCCATGCTAGAAGGTATCGATGCATTCAACACTCGTGTAGACCCATCCGAGCAATTCAACTTACTTAAATCTCTTTTTCTAGAGTCTTTGAAACCATGA
- a CDS encoding MMPL family transporter, whose amino-acid sequence MAKWLYRLGVWSTRKRKMVITMGLALLIVLASLGLGMGTSFTGEMTIPGTKSDQAAKVLNSEFPSSDDGGQIRLIFKAKNDSLTSEANKNYIRQALKDVKTDLSVKSVASPFESMTLSADKKIGYADITYSKPASEVDEHSKEHVLNIAEWLGKEGIQTEIGGSVAFSEIEVGGISEVIGILIAFMILAFTFTSFLAAGLPILTAVIGLGIGLMTVIIGSNFVSMSSFSITLAVMLALAVGIDYALFIMSRYRQQLAEGYDRETAIAQANATAGGSVVFAGLTVIIALVGLSVVQIPFITMMGLAAAISVFVAVLIAIILVPAILAAAGDRISPSRENRWLRKWSGSKKEKTSENAWSRVVTRKPWLTAILCIAVLTMCTLPFLHMQLGLPDNGLKSTETTERRGYDLMAEGFGEGFNGPLVIVAKTNHSDDPQAAIAQATAYISDLPNVSSATPAIPSPSGNAAIITVLPKTGPHDIRTTELVETIREKSDQQNNKQVEIMVTGGTAVNIDISEKLQQALPKFALLIVGLAFVLLMLVFRSLLVPIKAVLGFLFTLGSTLGFIVWVIQDGYLANMFGIPEPGPVLSFLPILVTGILFGLAMDYEVFLVSRMREDFTHTGDARQSVKSGINHSGPVVTAAGLIMIAVFASFIFAEDTIIKSMGLALAFGILVDAFIVRMTLVPAIMTLLGKSAWYIPAWLDRLLPNIDVEGESVMRENHKAASGFDQTIKEKNVREVKSRG is encoded by the coding sequence ATGGCAAAATGGTTATATCGTCTCGGGGTTTGGTCAACGAGAAAACGGAAAATGGTCATTACGATGGGACTAGCACTTCTTATTGTGCTTGCATCTTTAGGACTTGGTATGGGTACTTCGTTTACGGGCGAAATGACTATACCAGGAACGAAGTCGGATCAGGCCGCGAAAGTACTAAACTCAGAGTTTCCATCATCAGATGACGGTGGTCAGATCAGGCTCATTTTCAAAGCGAAAAATGATTCATTGACTTCCGAGGCAAACAAAAATTACATTCGGCAAGCCCTGAAAGATGTAAAGACGGATTTATCAGTCAAATCTGTAGCTAGCCCATTCGAGTCAATGACTCTAAGTGCGGATAAAAAGATTGGTTATGCGGACATTACGTATTCTAAACCCGCCAGTGAAGTGGATGAGCACTCGAAAGAGCATGTGTTGAACATTGCAGAGTGGCTCGGTAAGGAAGGGATTCAAACAGAGATAGGAGGCAGTGTTGCCTTTTCTGAAATAGAAGTTGGAGGCATATCTGAAGTCATTGGTATCCTAATTGCCTTCATGATTCTAGCATTTACATTTACTTCGTTTCTAGCAGCAGGACTACCCATACTTACAGCGGTCATAGGACTCGGAATTGGTCTAATGACTGTAATCATTGGTTCTAATTTCGTATCGATGTCATCATTCTCCATTACGTTAGCAGTCATGCTTGCTTTAGCAGTCGGTATTGATTATGCACTATTTATCATGTCACGATACCGTCAGCAGTTGGCAGAAGGATATGACAGAGAAACAGCGATCGCTCAGGCTAACGCAACAGCAGGAGGCTCGGTTGTATTTGCAGGACTGACTGTAATTATCGCGCTAGTGGGGTTATCCGTCGTACAAATTCCCTTCATTACGATGATGGGACTTGCGGCTGCTATTAGCGTATTTGTAGCTGTCCTCATTGCGATCATTCTCGTACCTGCCATATTGGCTGCAGCAGGAGACCGCATCAGTCCGTCCCGCGAAAATCGTTGGCTGAGAAAATGGTCCGGGAGCAAAAAAGAGAAAACAAGCGAAAACGCATGGAGTCGAGTTGTCACAAGAAAGCCTTGGCTTACTGCCATTCTATGTATTGCCGTCTTAACGATGTGTACCTTGCCTTTTCTGCATATGCAACTTGGCTTGCCCGATAATGGCCTGAAATCGACTGAAACGACAGAGCGTCGTGGATATGATCTCATGGCTGAGGGATTCGGTGAAGGGTTCAATGGCCCACTCGTGATTGTCGCCAAAACTAATCATAGTGACGATCCTCAAGCAGCAATCGCTCAAGCGACGGCTTACATCAGCGATCTGCCGAATGTCTCTAGTGCAACACCCGCAATACCGAGTCCATCGGGAAATGCAGCCATCATTACAGTGTTACCCAAGACAGGCCCGCACGATATTCGAACGACTGAACTTGTGGAGACTATACGCGAAAAATCTGATCAACAAAACAATAAACAGGTCGAGATTATGGTTACGGGTGGAACTGCGGTAAACATTGATATTTCCGAGAAATTGCAACAGGCATTACCTAAGTTCGCTTTATTGATTGTTGGTCTTGCTTTTGTACTGCTTATGCTCGTTTTCCGATCTTTGCTTGTACCGATCAAGGCTGTACTTGGTTTTCTGTTTACATTGGGTTCAACACTCGGCTTTATTGTCTGGGTCATTCAAGATGGTTATCTGGCCAATATGTTCGGTATCCCTGAGCCTGGGCCGGTGCTTAGTTTCCTTCCCATTCTCGTCACTGGAATTCTGTTTGGACTTGCCATGGACTACGAGGTGTTCCTTGTCAGCCGGATGCGTGAAGACTTCACTCATACTGGAGATGCACGACAATCGGTAAAAAGCGGTATAAACCATAGTGGGCCAGTCGTTACTGCTGCTGGCTTGATTATGATTGCCGTGTTTGCCAGCTTTATTTTTGCCGAAGATACCATTATCAAATCCATGGGATTAGCCCTGGCATTTGGCATACTCGTGGATGCTTTCATCGTGCGTATGACACTTGTGCCGGCTATAATGACCCTTCTTGGAAAAAGCGCCTGGTATATCCCGGCATGGCTTGATCGCTTGTTGCCTAACATCGATGTAGAAGGCGAATCGGTTATGAGAGAAAACCATAAAGCCGCCAGTGGTTTTGATCAAACTATTAAGGAGAAAAACGTACGAGAAGTAAAAAGTAGAGGATGA
- a CDS encoding SDR family NAD(P)-dependent oxidoreductase codes for MSLEGKVIVVTGAGSGIGRASAVMMGSRGAKLVLVDFNEQTGEETLALIRENGGEATFVQADVSKEGDVQNYIQKAVEAYGKIDVAFNNAGILQKFQRFQDISEEEFTRIMDVNVKGIFLGMKYALQVMDKQGYGHIINTASTTAIRAEHSLAAYTASKHAVAGLTKAAALEYVRKGIRINAICPGGVATTLTAAVPQSLQESGYVPEEFPNMRIGRYAEPEELAQIVAFLASDYSSYMTGSIILADGGITL; via the coding sequence ATTTCTCTGGAAGGTAAAGTGATCGTTGTTACGGGAGCTGGCAGTGGGATTGGAAGAGCCAGCGCGGTGATGATGGGATCTCGCGGAGCGAAGCTTGTACTCGTTGATTTCAATGAGCAGACAGGGGAAGAAACGTTAGCACTGATTCGCGAAAATGGCGGCGAAGCTACTTTTGTACAGGCTGACGTATCCAAAGAGGGCGATGTTCAAAACTATATTCAAAAAGCAGTAGAAGCCTATGGCAAAATTGACGTGGCATTCAACAACGCGGGCATACTCCAGAAATTCCAACGTTTCCAGGATATCTCCGAGGAAGAATTTACACGGATCATGGATGTGAATGTGAAAGGGATCTTTTTAGGCATGAAATATGCCTTGCAGGTTATGGATAAACAGGGATACGGGCATATCATTAATACGGCGTCCACTACGGCTATTCGTGCTGAACACAGTCTGGCTGCATACACCGCTAGCAAGCATGCCGTTGCAGGTTTGACCAAAGCGGCAGCCCTTGAATATGTACGCAAAGGTATTCGTATCAATGCCATCTGTCCAGGCGGGGTAGCTACAACATTAACGGCTGCGGTTCCCCAATCGCTGCAGGAGAGCGGTTACGTGCCAGAAGAGTTTCCGAATATGCGGATCGGGCGTTATGCAGAGCCTGAAGAACTCGCCCAGATCGTTGCGTTTCTTGCATCTGATTATTCCAGTTACATGACAGGATCAATCATCCTCGCAGATGGTGGCATCACACTCTAA
- a CDS encoding response regulator produces the protein MKYNILIVDDHWVVREGLKLILETSDNYLIVGEAEEGEEAIRIMLDKQPDVILLDLNMPGGLSGLDTLKRMNEQHIRIPVIILTTYNEDDLMIEGLSLGAKGYLLKDTSREQLFRTLDSAIRGETLLQPEITSRVFAFHAKSAQEPKTQPQLLIDKESTLISERELLVLQAVARGLRSRDIAFDMGIAERTVKAYLTNIYNKLGVNSRSEAVAVAVEKGILHL, from the coding sequence ATGAAATATAACATACTCATCGTCGATGATCATTGGGTGGTGCGTGAAGGGCTTAAATTAATATTGGAGACCAGTGACAACTATCTCATTGTTGGAGAGGCTGAGGAGGGAGAAGAAGCTATCCGAATTATGTTAGACAAGCAGCCTGATGTCATTCTCCTGGACTTGAATATGCCCGGGGGACTCAGTGGTTTGGATACCTTGAAACGGATGAACGAGCAACACATTCGTATACCCGTCATTATTCTAACGACATACAATGAAGATGACTTGATGATCGAGGGACTTTCCCTTGGAGCCAAAGGGTACTTGCTCAAGGATACGAGCCGAGAACAATTATTTCGAACGTTGGATTCTGCCATTCGTGGAGAAACACTACTTCAACCTGAAATAACGTCAAGAGTCTTTGCGTTTCATGCGAAGTCTGCTCAAGAACCCAAAACACAGCCACAACTATTAATTGACAAGGAGTCAACCCTGATTAGTGAGAGAGAGTTACTCGTTTTACAAGCTGTGGCTCGTGGTTTGCGCAGCAGAGATATTGCTTTTGATATGGGTATTGCCGAGAGAACAGTAAAAGCATACCTCACCAACATTTACAACAAACTTGGAGTGAATTCGCGATCAGAAGCTGTTGCAGTAGCTGTCGAGAAGGGGATCTTACACTTGTAA
- a CDS encoding MFS transporter: MKAEREILNPPVVKGSKKFRALGLDAQGIQKTMRPYHYLGDGAAQVALNSISGLIGMLTYFYTDKVGIAAATVGTIMLITKFINAIADLLMGRIVDATKSKYGKARPWILWMALPTLASIILLFTVPAEASSTVKTFYALATVAFASAIVYTGIAIPFGSLMAIRTRSVEERGKMGLTRTIFGYIIGMIIAITLIPITNMLGGDQKAWIIVAVVLGIVSFISLILTFLASKENNAGISIVESDNIPFWESIKLLFQNKYWVIMLFAQLLINMLYTLNGSTGIYYTKYILGNENLIGIMGAVGLVPVFLGFVMVGPMIKKFGLTRTARIGMILGIVSSLIRCFMPYNFIAAIVLGGIATLATIPMMAVGGVLVNNTVEYGEWKTGKRLVGMVNSANSFGVKIGMGLAAAMIGWILALGNYDGALITQADSAITSILVLTVYLPLVIFVLTYLCLRKYDLDEKYPQIVKELEERLNP; encoded by the coding sequence ATGAAAGCAGAGCGGGAAATCCTTAATCCACCAGTTGTAAAGGGAAGTAAAAAGTTCAGGGCATTGGGCCTTGATGCTCAAGGTATCCAGAAAACAATGCGCCCTTACCATTACTTAGGGGACGGAGCAGCGCAAGTTGCCTTAAACTCCATCAGCGGACTGATTGGGATGTTAACTTATTTTTATACAGATAAGGTAGGGATTGCAGCTGCCACAGTGGGTACGATTATGCTCATCACCAAATTTATCAATGCAATAGCAGACTTGCTGATGGGTAGAATCGTTGATGCGACAAAATCCAAATACGGAAAGGCCAGACCTTGGATTCTATGGATGGCTCTACCCACCCTGGCATCTATCATATTACTGTTCACAGTGCCCGCCGAGGCGTCATCAACGGTAAAAACCTTCTATGCTTTAGCTACAGTAGCGTTTGCTTCAGCCATTGTGTATACGGGAATTGCGATCCCTTTCGGAAGTTTGATGGCGATCCGTACCAGAAGTGTAGAAGAACGCGGTAAAATGGGCCTTACCCGAACCATCTTTGGATATATTATCGGGATGATTATCGCTATCACATTAATTCCAATAACCAATATGCTTGGTGGGGATCAAAAAGCATGGATTATCGTTGCGGTTGTTCTGGGTATTGTATCTTTCATTTCCTTGATCCTGACCTTCTTAGCATCCAAAGAAAATAATGCTGGCATAAGTATTGTTGAAAGCGATAACATTCCCTTCTGGGAAAGCATCAAGCTCTTATTTCAGAACAAATACTGGGTCATCATGCTGTTTGCTCAGTTATTGATCAACATGCTATATACACTTAATGGTTCAACAGGAATCTATTACACCAAGTATATTCTCGGGAATGAAAACCTGATCGGAATCATGGGGGCAGTTGGATTAGTCCCGGTTTTTTTGGGATTTGTTATGGTGGGACCCATGATCAAGAAATTCGGACTTACCAGAACTGCACGGATAGGCATGATTCTTGGCATCGTTTCATCACTTATTCGTTGCTTCATGCCATATAACTTTATTGCAGCTATAGTACTTGGCGGTATCGCGACACTGGCAACCATTCCAATGATGGCTGTAGGCGGGGTGTTGGTGAACAACACCGTGGAATACGGTGAATGGAAGACAGGTAAACGATTAGTTGGGATGGTCAATAGCGCAAACAGCTTTGGCGTTAAAATTGGTATGGGCCTGGCTGCCGCGATGATCGGCTGGATTCTTGCCTTGGGCAATTACGATGGAGCGTTAATAACACAGGCGGATTCAGCGATTACCAGCATCCTGGTTCTGACGGTATATCTTCCTTTGGTGATATTCGTTCTTACGTATCTCTGCTTGCGCAAGTACGATTTGGATGAGAAGTATCCTCAAATTGTAAAAGAACTGGAAGAACGCTTAAATCCTTAG
- a CDS encoding sensor histidine kinase, with the protein MKIVRKKTNPSGIIEETDPIASSRIPIMIWLWLVAAATLILQTMSAPILVPSIFFVAAMLTHTMVYWEVNKIIQRSKLLYILLQAGLIYGSAMLMPDGMPAVLIGLIPVLIGQTFAIYYETAKIVLVAFVLYLLFCTVTLFTRSGTDVALLILLLLMMIVVVVSYAVLFYRQVNARVRTLTFLHELEKAHQKVEELTLTSERQRMARDLHDTLAQGLAGIIMQLEAVDEHMNRGSFPRAHEIIRSSMGQARQTLADARKAIDDLRTKATPAITFGEAIQEQTLRFQQATGIEVVLDGNAPSFISKVGMEHVLHILSESLMNIARHAQATNVTIHMAMEKEDFHLIIRDNGRGFSVDRIGKQSGHYGLIGMNERARLIGGNIEIESGKQGTTILFRVPLIKEKSE; encoded by the coding sequence ATGAAAATAGTACGGAAGAAGACAAATCCGTCCGGAATAATTGAAGAAACGGACCCGATTGCGTCCTCACGTATTCCGATAATGATCTGGCTTTGGCTTGTTGCCGCGGCTACGTTGATCCTGCAAACCATGTCAGCCCCTATATTAGTACCCAGCATTTTCTTCGTCGCTGCAATGTTAACGCATACCATGGTGTACTGGGAAGTAAACAAAATTATACAACGATCCAAATTGCTCTACATACTTCTTCAAGCAGGGTTGATATACGGAAGTGCCATGTTAATGCCAGACGGAATGCCAGCCGTGTTGATCGGTTTAATTCCGGTGTTGATTGGACAGACCTTTGCCATTTATTATGAAACGGCAAAAATCGTGCTAGTTGCGTTTGTATTATATTTATTATTCTGCACGGTAACCCTTTTTACACGATCGGGTACGGATGTTGCCTTGTTAATTCTATTACTGTTAATGATGATTGTTGTCGTGGTATCCTATGCGGTGCTTTTCTATCGTCAGGTCAATGCCCGTGTTAGAACTTTAACGTTTCTGCATGAGCTGGAGAAGGCTCATCAAAAAGTAGAGGAATTGACGCTAACAAGCGAGCGACAACGTATGGCAAGAGATCTGCATGATACATTGGCTCAAGGACTCGCCGGTATTATAATGCAGCTGGAAGCCGTCGATGAGCACATGAACCGAGGAAGTTTTCCGCGCGCCCACGAGATTATCCGCAGCTCAATGGGCCAAGCACGCCAAACATTGGCTGATGCACGCAAAGCCATTGATGATCTTCGAACCAAGGCCACACCGGCTATTACCTTTGGAGAGGCAATACAGGAACAGACGCTACGTTTCCAACAGGCAACCGGCATTGAAGTCGTTTTGGACGGGAATGCTCCGAGTTTCATATCCAAAGTAGGAATGGAGCACGTATTGCACATTTTAAGTGAATCGCTAATGAACATAGCCAGGCATGCCCAGGCAACGAACGTAACCATTCACATGGCTATGGAGAAAGAAGATTTTCATCTTATTATACGAGATAACGGAAGGGGCTTTAGCGTAGACCGAATCGGCAAACAATCCGGGCACTATGGCTTGATCGGGATGAATGAACGGGCCAGGTTGATCGGTGGCAACATTGAGATTGAAAGCGGAAAACAAGGAACGACTATTTTGTTTCGTGTTCCATTGATAAAGGAGAAATCTGAATGA